The proteins below are encoded in one region of Chrysemys picta bellii isolate R12L10 chromosome 4, ASM1138683v2, whole genome shotgun sequence:
- the NUMB gene encoding protein numb homolog isoform X11 produces MHVCEDAVKRLKSERKFFKGFFGKTGKKAVKAVLWVSADGLRVVDEKTKDLIVDQTIEKVSFCAPDRNFDRAFSYICRDGTTRRWICHCFMAVKDTGERLSHAVGCAFAACLERKQKREKECGVTATFDASRTTFTREGSFRVTTATEQAEREEIMRQIQDAKAETEVKTTAAPSATPSNTAPSPGSPASPTADITASLDKEMNHPHVIPRRHAPIEQLARQGSFRGFPALSQKMSPFKRQLSLRINELPSTVQRKTDFPMKNSVPEMEGEVDSISSLCSQITNAFSSPSEDPFSSAPMTKPTTVVAPQSPAFQGTEWSTSSGATSPSLFQMTHRRTPSEADRWLEEVSKTVRAQQPPPAAPQPLVQPPLAASKPATPFPGNTFVAPQPVPVGVVPPMQPAFMPAQPYAVANGMTFSAPSVPVVGITPSQMVANVFGTASHTPASHPHQSPSLVKQQTFPQYETNNATASPFFKSPAQHNGSAAFNGVDSGKWATEDKQLQPPASAHQVDPFEAQWAALESKSKQRTNPSPTNPFSSDLQKTFEIEL; encoded by the exons GAAAGGAAGTTCTTCAAAGGCTTCTTTGGAAAA ACTGGAAAGAAGGCAGTTAAGGCAGTCCTGTGGGTTTCGGCAGATGGACTCAGAGTTGTAGATGAGAAAACTAAG GATCTTATAGTTGATCAGACAATAGAGAAGGTTTCTTTCTGTGCTCCGGACCGGAATTTTGACAGGGCATTTTCTTATATCTGCCGAGATGGCACTACCCGGCGCTGGATATGCCACTGCTTCATGGCTGTAAAGGACACA GGGGAACGGTTGAGTCATGCTGTGGGCTGTGCGTTTGCAGCATGCCTAGAGCGAAAGCAGAAACGAGAGAAGGAGTGTGGAGTGACTGCCACCTTTGATGCCAGCAGAACCACATTCACAAGAGAGGGATCATTCAGAGTCACTACAGCTACTGAACAAGCAGAAAGAGAGGAAATAATGAGACAGATACAGGATGCTAAAG CTGAAACAGAAGTGAAAACAACAGCAGCTCCCAGTGCTACACCCAGCAATACTGCCCCATCTCCTGgctccccagcctctcccactgCTGACATCACTGCCTCTCTAGATAAAGAGATGAACCATCCCCATGTTATCCCTCGAAGGCATGCCCCTATAGAGCAACTTGCCAGGCAAGGCTCTTTCCGAGGTTTCCCTGCCCTTAGTCAAAAGATGTCCCCCTTTAAACGCCAGCTGTCGTTGCGAATAAATGAGCTGCCTTCAACAGTGCAAAGAAAGACAGACTTCCCCATGAAGAACTCAG TCCCTGAGATGGAAGGGGAAGTGGACAGCATTAGCTCCCTGTGCTCCCAGATTACTAATGCTTTCAGCTCACCGTCAGAGGACCCCTTCTCCTCTGCTCCTATGACAAAACCAACCACAGTAGTTGCACCACAGTCTCCTGCCTTTCAAG GTACTGAATGGAGCACCTCCTCAGGTGCGACTTCACCAAGTCTCTTCCAGATGACTCACAGACGCACTCCCTCAGAGGCAGACCGCTGGTTGGAAGAGGTATCAAAGACTGTCAGAGCCCagcagccaccaccagcagccccacagcCATTAGTACAGCCTCCCCTTGCAGCTTCCAAGCCAGCAACACCTTTTCCAGGGAACACCTTTGTTGCACCTCAGCCAGTGCCAGTGGGTGTGGTACCGCCAATGCAGCCAGCATTTATGCCTGCTCAGCCATATGCTGTAGCAAATGGAATGACCTTTTCTGCTCCCAGTGTGCCTGTGGTTGGAATCACTCCTTCTCAGATGGTAGCCAATGTTTTTGGAACTGCAAGTCACACTCCAGCATCCCATCCCCATCAGTCACCTAGTCTTGTCAAACAGCAGACATTCCCCCAGTATGAAACCAACAATGCTACTGCCAGCCCCTTCTTCAAATCTCCTGCTCAGCACAATGGCTCCGCAGCTTTCAATGGAGTTGACAGTGGCAAATGGGCCACTGAGGACAAGCAGTTACAGCCTCCTGCATCTGCACACCAGGTAGATCCGTTTGAAGCACAGTGGGCAGCACTAGAAAGCAAGTCAAAGCAGCGCACTAACCCATCTCCAACTAACCCCTTCTCAAGTGATTTACAGAAGACGTTTGAGATTGAACTTTAA